The Desulfosporosinus acidiphilus SJ4 genome has a window encoding:
- a CDS encoding response regulator transcription factor, with amino-acid sequence MDLLKPRVLLVDDEAGLRELVQVYLENSGFEVIEAADGLKAEAELKNEAFDLVILDVMMPQLDGLTLCRMIRSSQVDLPILLLTAKGEEADRLLGFEYGADDYVVKPFSPRELTARAKALLRRSVKFQQTNEALLRYPNLLIDNARHWVEWFNQEIILTPKEFSLLILLAKKPLQVYSREQIMSLAWGEDYLAELRIVDVHVKNLREKFNSIAPFNYLQTVWGIGYKFEVPR; translated from the coding sequence ATGGATTTGTTAAAACCAAGAGTACTTTTGGTTGACGATGAGGCCGGTTTAAGAGAATTGGTACAGGTATACCTGGAAAATTCGGGATTTGAAGTGATTGAAGCGGCAGACGGTTTAAAAGCCGAAGCAGAACTTAAAAATGAAGCATTTGATTTGGTTATCCTTGATGTCATGATGCCTCAACTGGATGGTTTGACTTTGTGCCGCATGATTCGCTCCAGTCAAGTGGACTTGCCGATTTTGCTCCTCACTGCCAAAGGGGAAGAAGCAGACCGTTTACTCGGCTTTGAATATGGGGCTGATGATTATGTAGTAAAACCGTTTAGTCCCAGAGAACTGACCGCGAGAGCCAAAGCGCTTTTGCGGCGCTCAGTGAAATTTCAGCAGACTAATGAGGCCCTTTTGCGCTATCCTAATTTACTTATTGATAATGCGCGCCACTGGGTTGAATGGTTCAATCAAGAAATCATCTTGACTCCCAAAGAATTTAGTCTTTTAATCTTGCTTGCTAAAAAACCCCTGCAGGTTTATTCGCGTGAGCAGATCATGTCTCTGGCCTGGGGTGAAGATTATCTGGCGGAATTGCGTATCGTTGATGTACACGTGAAAAACCTGCGTGAAAAATTCAATAGCATTGCGCCGTTTAACTATTTGCAGACGGTTTGGGGTATAGGGTATAAATTTGAGGTGCCGAGATGA